From one Liolophura sinensis isolate JHLJ2023 chromosome 10, CUHK_Ljap_v2, whole genome shotgun sequence genomic stretch:
- the LOC135476618 gene encoding leucine-rich repeat-containing protein 74B-like isoform X2: MSNGEESEEVGSPSTRTCGHSREKKSDINGNEKLTDLGEVKEESEEADGYAADTETGGKGIYSRPATSSGAKEEQSQKIRPPSRSDSTFMTKPKQEVSRENSRLISSRSSTSLRPSGQASRNCPPSSNNRKTVSRANRKSRPQSSGSQTDRFQSSESESETDGPRTRLDAASVSDIEFGGVDITDERAWDTDLEVEEPREAYDHTGKASYIEGCKRLGVIPASYFLRHMNDPHLDMKHHGLGVIGVKAIAVSLVSNPHVTHLNLRDNWLGTEGGVAICEMLRENCFIVDLDLSDNKLGMEFATVITDVILSSGNLTHLTLSGNNFDDSAGQHFAEAIMNTRHLEYLNLSHNRLGEEAGVALGPAISENSSIKHLDLSWNSLRRKGAVCVAMGLKNNVFMKKINLSWNGFGLDGSLALGDALKGNSVLQELDITNNRITAEGAVWIGKGLAVNETLKTLKMATNPMESPGCYAVLAGILRNQSSIIEFLDFHDIQVNKDFQALLQQVQN, encoded by the exons ATGTCAAACGGAGAGGAGTCCGAGGAGGTTGGATCACCATCGACCAGAACTTGTGGGCATAGTCGAGAGAAAAAGTCAGACATTAATGGCAATGAGAAGCTGACAGATCTTGGAGAAGTGAAGGAGGAATCTGAAGAGGCTGATGGGTATGCAGCTGACACAGAGACAGGCGGCAAGGGAATCTACTCCAGACCTGCCACAAGCTCTGGTGCCAAGGAGGAGCAGTCACAGAAAATCCGTCCCCCTAGTCGATCGGACAGCACTTTCATGACAAAACCCAAACAGGAAGTGAGCCGTGAAAACTCTCGACTAATATCAAGCCGATCCAGCACAAGTCTGAGGCCTAGTGGCCAGGCGAGTCGAAACTGTCCACCATCGTCTAACAACAGGAAG ACAGTGAGTCGTGCCAATCGTAAGTCTCGACCCCAGAGCTCAGGGTCGCAGACAGACCGCTTCCAGAGCTCTGAGAGTGAGAGTGAGACAGATGGACCACGCACCCGGCTGGATGCTGCCTCTGTGTCTGACATTGAGTTTGGCGGCGTGGACATCACGGATGAAAGGGCCTGGGACACAGATCTGGAGGTGGAAG AGCCACGTGAAGCTTATGACCACACAGGGAAGGCTTCATACATTGAGGGATGTAAGAGACTTGGGGTGATCCCTGCATCCTACTTCCTCCGCCACATGAATGACCCTCACCTTGACATGAAGCACCATGGGCTAGGGGTCATTGGGGTCAAGGCCATTGCTGTCTCCTTAGTG TCCAACCCTCACGTAACACATCTGAACCTGAGAGACAACTGGCTTGGGACAGAAGGGGGCGTGGCCATCTGTGAGATGCTCAGAGAAAACTGTTTTATCGTGGATTTG GATTTGTCTGACAACAAGCTGGGTATGGAGTTTGCTACTGTCATCACAGACGTCATTCTGAGCAGTGGTAACCTGACACACCTCACACTGTCAG GAAACAATTTTGATGACAGTGCTGGGCAGCATTTTGCAGAAGCAATTATG AACACGCGCCATCTTGAGTACCTAAATTTGAGTCACAACCGGCTGGGAGAAGAGGCTGGAGTTGCCCTGGGTCCAGCCATCTCAGAGAACAGCAGTATTAAACACCTAGACCTCAGCTGGAACAGTCTGCGTCGTAAGGGGGCCGTCTGTGTGGCCATGGGGCTGAAG AACAACGTGTTTATGAAGAAGATTAACCTGTCCTGGAATGGTTTTGGTCTGGATGGCTCTCTGGCGTTAGGTGATGCTCTCAAAGGCAACTCGGTGCTACAGGAACTGGATATCAC GAATAACCGAATCACAGCTGAAGGTGCTGTTTGGATTGGCAAAGGCCTGGCCGTCAACGAAACTCTAAAGACTTTAAAG ATGGCCACAAATCCTATGGAGTCTCCAGGATGTTACGCAGTGCTCGCTGGAATTCTACGCAATCAGTCATCTATAATTGAATTCCTGGactttcat GACATTCAGGTGAACAAGGACTTTCAGGCACTTCTCCAGCAGGTGCAGAATTAG
- the LOC135476618 gene encoding leucine-rich repeat-containing protein 74B-like isoform X1 — translation MSNGEESEEVGSPSTRTCGHSREKKSDINGNEKLTDLGEVKEESEEADGYAADTETGGKGIYSRPATSSGAKEEQSQKIRPPSRSDSTFMTKPKQEVSRENSRLISSRSSTSLRPSGQASRNCPPSSNNRKTVSRANRKSRPQSSGSQTDRFQSSESESETDGPRTRLDAASVSDIEFGGVDITDERAWDTDLEVEEPREAYDHTGKASYIEGCKRLGVIPASYFLRHMNDPHLDMKHHGLGVIGVKAIAVSLVSNPHVTHLNLRDNWLGTEGGVAICEMLRENCFIVDLDLSDNKLGMEFATVITDVILSSGNLTHLTLSGNNFDDSAGQHFAEAIMNTRHLEYLNLSHNRLGEEAGVALGPAISENSSIKHLDLSWNSLRRKGAVCVAMGLKNNVFMKKINLSWNGFGLDGSLALGDALKGNSVLQELDITNNRITAEGAVWIGKGLAVNETLKTLKMATNPMESPGCYAVLAGILRNQSSIIEFLDFHDIQVNKDFEELLQQVQVQYPELKVVHGGTELIKKSKVKLHPMLKLRNYIDRHNIRMIDFFNKFDKDGSLSVSREEFVHGLEDIGIQLTDEEVEILVNEMDRDGDGEINYSELVIGQRDFMEKEEQLQKALISAA, via the exons ATGTCAAACGGAGAGGAGTCCGAGGAGGTTGGATCACCATCGACCAGAACTTGTGGGCATAGTCGAGAGAAAAAGTCAGACATTAATGGCAATGAGAAGCTGACAGATCTTGGAGAAGTGAAGGAGGAATCTGAAGAGGCTGATGGGTATGCAGCTGACACAGAGACAGGCGGCAAGGGAATCTACTCCAGACCTGCCACAAGCTCTGGTGCCAAGGAGGAGCAGTCACAGAAAATCCGTCCCCCTAGTCGATCGGACAGCACTTTCATGACAAAACCCAAACAGGAAGTGAGCCGTGAAAACTCTCGACTAATATCAAGCCGATCCAGCACAAGTCTGAGGCCTAGTGGCCAGGCGAGTCGAAACTGTCCACCATCGTCTAACAACAGGAAG ACAGTGAGTCGTGCCAATCGTAAGTCTCGACCCCAGAGCTCAGGGTCGCAGACAGACCGCTTCCAGAGCTCTGAGAGTGAGAGTGAGACAGATGGACCACGCACCCGGCTGGATGCTGCCTCTGTGTCTGACATTGAGTTTGGCGGCGTGGACATCACGGATGAAAGGGCCTGGGACACAGATCTGGAGGTGGAAG AGCCACGTGAAGCTTATGACCACACAGGGAAGGCTTCATACATTGAGGGATGTAAGAGACTTGGGGTGATCCCTGCATCCTACTTCCTCCGCCACATGAATGACCCTCACCTTGACATGAAGCACCATGGGCTAGGGGTCATTGGGGTCAAGGCCATTGCTGTCTCCTTAGTG TCCAACCCTCACGTAACACATCTGAACCTGAGAGACAACTGGCTTGGGACAGAAGGGGGCGTGGCCATCTGTGAGATGCTCAGAGAAAACTGTTTTATCGTGGATTTG GATTTGTCTGACAACAAGCTGGGTATGGAGTTTGCTACTGTCATCACAGACGTCATTCTGAGCAGTGGTAACCTGACACACCTCACACTGTCAG GAAACAATTTTGATGACAGTGCTGGGCAGCATTTTGCAGAAGCAATTATG AACACGCGCCATCTTGAGTACCTAAATTTGAGTCACAACCGGCTGGGAGAAGAGGCTGGAGTTGCCCTGGGTCCAGCCATCTCAGAGAACAGCAGTATTAAACACCTAGACCTCAGCTGGAACAGTCTGCGTCGTAAGGGGGCCGTCTGTGTGGCCATGGGGCTGAAG AACAACGTGTTTATGAAGAAGATTAACCTGTCCTGGAATGGTTTTGGTCTGGATGGCTCTCTGGCGTTAGGTGATGCTCTCAAAGGCAACTCGGTGCTACAGGAACTGGATATCAC GAATAACCGAATCACAGCTGAAGGTGCTGTTTGGATTGGCAAAGGCCTGGCCGTCAACGAAACTCTAAAGACTTTAAAG ATGGCCACAAATCCTATGGAGTCTCCAGGATGTTACGCAGTGCTCGCTGGAATTCTACGCAATCAGTCATCTATAATTGAATTCCTGGactttcat GACATTCAGGTGAACAAGGACTTTGAGGAACTTCTCCAGCAGGTGCAGGTGCAGTACCCTGAGCTGAAGGTTGTCCATGGAGGTACAGAACTGATTAAAAAGTCTAAAGTTAAGCTCCACCCTATGCTAAAGCTACGCAACTACATAGACCGGCACAACATTCGCATGATAGACTTCTTCAATAAGTTTGACAAGGACGGCAGTCTGAGCGTGTCTCGGGAGGAGTTCGTTCATGGCCTGGAG GACATAGGGATCCAGTTGACAGACGAGGAGGTCGAGATACTGGTGAATGAGATGGACAGAGACGGGGATGGGGAAATAAATTACAG TGAACTTGTGATAGGTCAGCGAGACTTCATGGAGAAAGAGGAACAGCTTCAAAAGGCCTTGATCAGTGCTGCATAA
- the LOC135476625 gene encoding coiled-coil-helix-coiled-coil-helix domain-containing protein 2-like gives MPRRGRSGGFGARPSASPSPMRPAPSRPVSTMPAHPPPAAPATQMAQPKQPGLFAQMASTAAGVAVGSAVGHTIGHAMTGGGGSQTEVAPQEQAPAAYSQQPGQQQEQQSACQYELKQFLDCAQGQADIGLCQGFNEALRQCKARYGKCETLSGSQAVS, from the exons ATGCCGCGACGAGGACGATCTGGTGGATTTGGAGCGAG GCCATCCGCCTCCCCTTCCCCCATGAGACCAGCTCCATCCCGGCCTGTGTCCACCATGCCAGCTCACCCACCACCTGCTGCCCCCGCCACACAAATGGCACAGCCCAAACAACCTGGCCTTTTTGCACAGATGGCAAGCACTGCAGCTGGCGTAGCTGTAGGATCTGCTGTG GGCCACACAATTGGTCATGCCATGACAGGGGGTGGAGGCAGTCAGACGGAGGTAGCACCCCAGGAGCAGGCCCCAGCAGCTTACTCCCAGCAGCCCGGCCAGCAGCAGGAGCAGCAATCCGCTTGTCAGTATGAACTTAAACAGTTCTTGGACTGTGCCCAGGGACAGGCGGATATCGGTCTGTGTCAGGGATTTAACGAGGCGTTGCGACAGTGTAAGGCGCGCTATGGTAAGTGTGAAACTCTCTCAGGAAGTCAGGCAGTGTCCTAG